The Nyctibius grandis isolate bNycGra1 chromosome 33, bNycGra1.pri, whole genome shotgun sequence nucleotide sequence CACCAGCAACATGGCACATAGCACCAGCAGCATGGCACAAGCCACCAGCAGCATGGCACCGGCGACATGGCACTGGCAACAACAATCTTTGTGTCTGATGCTCCAGCCAGCACCAACCAGACACACTCTCTTGATATCATACATGCAAATAACGGCCATGATTTATTTACTGGAAAACCCCATATTTCATACTAATGCACTTTCTTCGTGGTGCTTATTTTCCCATTACTCTAACAGCACCTGCTGTGCTCGTCTCTCAGTAAATGCAGCAAAGTCAGCCCAGCCTCGGGGATCTCGCCCCCAAAGCCCGCGGGTTTCGCCCCCTCCCCTTGGTGTgcccagcccaggagctgctccACGGCGGGGGGGGTTCGTGCTGGGATGGGGGAGCCGGAGCAGAGGGacccccggccgccccctccTCCGGGGAGCCCCTCGCTTCCATAGCAGGTGTAatccagcagctcctccctcctcctccgtCTGTGCCGTAATTAGCAGGTTTGGGCTTGAGTCATGTCCTCTAATCCTATCTGGGCTGCAGAGGTGAGTAATTCCCGGGCAGAGACGGAGCCCGCTGTGATTCTTGTGCCTTTGCCAGGGCGAGCGCTCAGAGGGACGCGGTGCTCAGGGCAGGCACCAGATAAAACACCAGGTCTTGGGCAAGCGGCAGCGCCAGAAGGAAGGTGAAGGCAGTTATTGTCTGTGCCCTCCTGTCCCTGCCAAGGGGGAGCTGCAAAGCAAACTGCGTCGTTgttaaaaaattgctttaagaCCTGTGGTGGGGAGGTTGCTCTGAGATAAGCTCGGAGGGGATAGAGACAGGCAGGGATAAACCTGAGACAGGCGGGGATAAACCTGAGCAATCCTGGCACCGACCGGGGCCGTGCGGCGAGGGACGGCGGACGCGCTCCGGGCTGGAGCCGGCGGCTTCGGTGGGACGTGTAGGGCTGTAACGGCAGCCAGGGCATCCCGagaggaggctgcagccctCCCGGGCGCTTAAGGGAAGTTGATCATGAAATGGTTTATAGCTTATGAGGAACTCCTATGGCAGCCAGGACCTGGATAATGGGGGATTTTAATTACTTGGATATTGATGGTCATAATAAGTGTGCAGCAAACCACAAAGGGAAACCTGTGGCTAGAGGGGAGAGCGAGACTGATCTGTGCACAGCACGTTAAATAACCCAAGTCGTTTGGAGCCTCTGCTGGCCCCGGTGCCAGGAGCAGAGCCAAGTACGATAAATAAGGTCGGGGCTGGGAAGTGTCTAGAATCCAAATGTTTGTATTCTTGTTCGATTTCAAATATTCACGGGGACGGGGgcggcagcaggagctgcagcaaagCGCTTGGCTGTGTCTGCTGGGCTGAgatgccctggggagggggccagCAGCCCGGCCACCGGGACGAGGCGTCTCGGGAACCATCGCGCAGATTTGCCGCAGTGGAAGGTGACCTGGGCGAGACCCGGGCAAGGCAACGAGGGAGCCTGGGGCTGGAGCAACCAAGGAGAAGGATGGAAAGTCTGAGCAAGCAGCGTGGGTGGGATGGCggctgccaaggagggggccCGGTGGGCAGGACTGGGGACTGGCCTGGCCACCACGCTGCGGGCAGGTCCCGGGACCAACCAGGGCTCTCGTGAGGTTTGGTGGCATCGAaggtctcctcctgccaccGTGGGTGTGCTCCAGGCTTCCTCCTCCATCACACGGGTCCGACCGTCAGACACCACAGGGGGGGGAATCTCTGCTTAATAAAAGGGGGTAACGAGGAGTTAAGCCCAAGGGGGACACCccggagcagggctgggagtgCCGGGGCCGGCGGGTGGCTCCCAGGCTGCAGCTTCGCAATGGAAACGTGTGCCTCAGCGCCGCAGGGCCGGGCCCCTGTTTGCAGAGATAACAGAGTTTTCTGTGCGGGTGGTGCCAGTTCGGGTCCGTGGCTGCTGTTCAGTGCCGCCCCGCGAGGGCCGGGCGCTGGCTGGGGAAAGGCTGCGGGCTCGAAACAGggcacagggagcagagcagcagagaccGGACACTGCTGCTACACCAGTGGCTCTGTAAAGGGGATGGAGAGCTGCGGCCGGGCTCATCCCGCACGTCCCCGGCTCGCTGGGTGCCCGTGGGCTGCCATGCAGGTGGCACTGCACAGAACGAACACCAGGCACCGTGCTGCTCTCAAACACCTTGTGGCATTTTTTTAGGCATAGGCATAAATTATTTAAGTGCAACGTGCTTCCAGCCGTAACACACCCGAGACCTTAGATGTCTGCGTCTTGTGATCAATATTAGACAGCAGTGGTTTggaaacagagagaaatcaaAGCTCTCGCGAAGCGGCTGTCCCAGCCTGCCGGGAGAAGAGAGGCAGGGTCTGTGCGTCGCTGTCTGGGCGCCGCGAGGGCGGCAGGAGCCTCCCCGAGTCCGGCTTTAAAGCAGCTGAATCTGCCTAACGCGTGTGTTGTCACTGGATGCGTCTCTCACAAAGCCCCGGGTAAAGCGGACTCAAGCGTGAGCCCTTGCTGTGGAGTTTGCCCACCTGGGAACGCCGTGGTCCGACCCTTTCTGTGCAGTTTTTAGGCACCTTCTTCATGCCCCAAAAGGTGTGTGTTGAAGGTGCACGTGCCCGCGGGTGCGGGGTACCCCCTTGGCCCTCTGGCATCTCTCCTCTGGTTTCCCAGctccccttttctcttccaaGGTGGCACGAAGCCGCCCTCCTTCCTCCCGAGTTGGAGTGTTGCTGGATTCTGCTGGTccggggcaggggcagcgtGTGTGGGGAAGGGTTTGCAGCAGGAACAAAATCCCCCCGGGGGCCCTTTGGCCCTTCCTGGCACCAATATCTTGGGTTCGGGCACCCCACAGCGCACGTGGAGCCCTCACGtccccccagcaccagcccacGCCGGGTCCCTGCCAGGCCTGATTGTATTTCTCGTTTAGCTGGAGTGATGGTTCCCCCCCCTCTCTAAGtttgctgttttcctgaaaTGGTCTGAAATGCAATAGACCAAGACAATCatcagaatgaaatatttcctaCATAAAATATGCAGCAGCTATTCAGAAATGAGGATCGAGTGGAATGAGGGCTGCCAGGCAAAGATTTAAAGGTGCTGACACGTTCCCATAGGTTGTTTACTGAAGATATCTTCTCCCAAGCCCCAGCGTCAGGACTGCCTTTCCAAGAGGGCACAGAATAAAATTTAGCGAGGAGCTTTAATAATTCAAGCTGCCGTGTGCTGAGCTTTTTGTTGCCCTTATGGGAATAAAGTCTCATTTCTAAGGACCTTGACTCTTCTGACAGCGCAGAAGTGGCACTGCCAGAGCTATTTTTGCAGCAAGACACTGATTGGGTGCGAAACCTGTCTCCGGTGGCTGGGCCAGCAAAACTGGGCAGGCAAAACACGGAGGCATATGGCCTGATTGCCCTAAAGATGCTGATTCTGGGGAGTCTGGGGATGCTCTCTCGCTGTAAAAGGGCACCTTGGGCGCTGAGCCTGGCATCAGGCTGGGTGCTGGTCTGTGGCACGTACCTGGTGAGGACCATGGGTTTGGCTGAGGTGTTTCTCCCTTGCAGCCCCTCGAGGAAACCCTCTGTCCCCGCTCCCCCGCCACAGCATGGCATCGCTCACTGAGACTTAAGGAAGTGCAGCCTGTGCCTGCCCAAGCATTACAGCTTTGCCCCTGTGACCTCCTGAGCCCTTAACAAATCAGGAGCTGCAAAGAAGTTGGCAATGGGGAGTAAAACCTCGCGCCTTAACGCAGCCCCTCCACGACAGCCCGCGCTGTCCCCACACGCCCCGCTCACTCCTCTCGTCCGCTCTCCCCTCTCGGCTGGGGTTGGGTCACTTCAGCATCGTTCCCACGCCCCGGGAGCTGGCGCTTGGCAGCAGCCTTCCCCTGTGAGCAACTGCGGTCCCGCTGCCGACGCACCAGCGGTGTCAGGTCTCTGCTGTTCTAACCGGGGACAGGCgctgcagcagagaaaaccGCCTGTCCTGGACCCACACGGGTGATTGTGAAACGCCGGGCCACCGAGAGCCCGACCTGAGACCGGGGTGCCCGTCGGGAAGCCCCGTCTTGCGGCCCCCAGCACTTGCCGCAGCCCCCCCCGATCCCCACCGGTGCCCCGCTGTACCTGCCTCCCCCGGTCCTCGGCTGCGAGCGAGCCCGGCGGCGGAGCCAAAGGCAGGTGTCTGCCGCCACCTCGCGATGGAGAAGCGCTGGGATGTCGCGACGGGCCGGGGACGCGGCTTCGCGACGGACACAGGGCCCGGCAGCACGGCTGGGTCTGGGAACTGCTGCTTTATTAGTCCGTGTAACCCCAGGTGTgtccagccacagctgctcccGGTGCCGTGGGAGGATGCTGTGCCCACCCTGGTGCTGTGGGAGGATGCTGTGCCCATCCCGGTGCCATGGAAGGACGCTGTGCCCATGCTGGTGCTGTGGAAGGATGCTGTGCCCATCCCAGTGCCGTGGGAGGATGCTGTGCCCATCCCAGTGCCGTGGGAGGATGCTGTGCCCATTCTGGTGCCGTGGGAGGACGCTGTGCCCATCCTGGTGTTGTGGGAGGATGCTGTGCCCACCCTGGTGGCATGGAAGGACGCTGTGCCCATCCCAGTGCCGTGGGAGGACGCTGCGCTCACTCTGTGCCTTTTGGGGCTGTCAGCAGCAGTGCTCTCCTCCCTCGAGAGCCCAGACGCGCTCCCCGTGCCCCAGAGGCGAGCAGCAGGACGGGTGCTGCTGAGCGGGGGCGTTCGGTGAAGGTCGCAGACACGCACCGGAGCCGCTCGGCCTCCTGCACCCGCTCCGCGCGGTGCCCGGCAAACCCCCGGGGTGGGTCAGGCCCTTATCCCCCCCGCCCTGGTGCTGTCCCTGACGCTCTTCAGGAAGCTGAAGATGTGGGACCCGCCGGTCCCTTTGGCCTCCAGCGCGGACGGGGGCTTCCCCGCAGAGGGGCCAGCCCCGTTGCCCGGCTCTGCTCGCTCGGCCTTGGCTTTGGCTGCCGCCACGGCGATGTACCTGGTGACGACGGCGATGTGGCAGGACCTGAAGTCTGCCAGCGCAGAGACACAGCGGTTGAAGGCAGCGCGGAGCCGCGTGTCCGTGGAGGAGAGCACGTGCTGCCGCAGGGACGGGGCTCGGCGGATCTCCTCCACGAAGGCTCTGTGCGGCGGGGGCATGTAGTCCCTCATCCTGTGCAGGAAGGCGCCTGCGAGACACCAGCAAAGGAGGAAGGATGTTGTGGTGGCCGCAACTCGCTCAGCGGTGGGAAACCACCCGGGAGTTTTGCCTCCCGCGACGCCGGGAGCACGAAGCCCTGAAGCATCCTTCCCGCAGGCTGGTGACCACTGCCTGTCCCCAACAcccagctgtgccctgtggtgCCAGCAGCCAGcgcagcctcctgccctcctctgcTCTGTCTCGGTGCTTCCAATTAATTAattgagaaagaaaacccacatTAGGTCACTGCTCCGTTAAGGCTGGTCTTAACCCTAAAAAGCAGGTTTTAGCCCTTGCTCTCAgcgttttggttttgggttgtttgggtttgttttttttttttcttttgctattagAGTGGTTTCACTAATTTCTGAGAAATATATTCTCCTGTGGGCCAGCCTAATGCGACGCTCCGTGAATGGATGGGCTGAGTTACTGGCAGGGTGCTGGCGTGCTCTGCCCCATCATCTCTGCTCCCGTAGATAACCTCAGTAAAACGCTGACGTGCAAAAAGCAAAGTCTGTCCAGGGGGGAATTCACAGCGGTGAGGAAGCGCCTGCCAGAGCCTCCTTTATAGATTTCCTCCTATAGATTTTATAAATCCTTTATAGATTTCCTCCCTAACGAACCGGGCAGAGTCTTGTCCCAGCCGGGCTCTGCAGGGCGAGGTGGGCGCGTGTCCCGTCGGCcggcagagctgggcacagccctgggaaTTGCTCTggctcttcccctgccccccgTTTGcttaggaaaaaggaaaagcgTGTGACTTACTGCTCTCCTCGCCGTGGCGGATCCCCAGGAGCTCGTCAAAGGCGTGAAGGACGGTGCTCTGCGCCGCGCTCCCCCCTGAGTACGTTGCCGGCTCCTCGGACACCCCTTCGTACACGAGCCCCTCGGGCATGGCCGGGTTATCCTTCCagctgggggggacacggcgGTCAGGCGGGGAGcgcccggggggctgcgggaagGGACCCTGGGCCAGCAAGAGGGAGCAAAACCTTCCTGACGCGGCCCATGGATCTCCCCCTCCTCGCTCAGCCCCGTCGGCCGTCCTCAAACGCGAGATAAACTTGGACAGCAAACCCTGCGTCGAGGCGCACGACAAGGTCGCGGGTGTAGGGACGAATCCCCCCTGACCCCCTGCCTGCGAGCCGGGGATcgtgctgtggggctgctgcACGCTGGGAGCACCCacggccgcccggccccgcgcgggGGCTGCACCCAGAGAGCTGCAcagggggtgcaggaggggagggggcccTTGTCTGGGCAAAGccagacagcagctcctggtgcaTTAATTCCGTGAAATCCCGGTGACCAGGAGGAGTGGGAGACAGTCACCCAAGCGCTCTTCCGAGCCCTTGAAGTTTGTACTTTGGATTTTTGCCTGTTCTGGTTACTCTCGAGATGAGGTCTTTAAGGACAGTGCAGGACACCCTGCCTTTATTTACCTCAGCAGAGAACAAGCCTGTAATGTGATTTCCTCCCTCTCATAAAGCTGCTCGTCCTCGGTGAGCCCAGTGACCGGGCAGCGTGTGCCTCCCCCCCGAGCACCATTAACTCACAGCCCCTGTCATCCGGCTGTTGTGCAAAAATGGATAAATGGGAAGAGGAGTTATGATTTCAGAGATAATGCGCCTGGCACAAAAATATCCCGTGACCTTCTGAAGAATGCACTGTTTCATGAAGCTTTCGGTGCTGGCTGCTAAGGCCGTTTGATGACTGGAGCAGATTTTGcacaaaaatgcagagaaaatagATTCATTATCAAATACCATAATATTTTTAGCTCTCCCGGGGATGTATTTATAGTAACCTTTACTAGTGGGAAGTTCTTATAAGCAGAAGGGAATTTCAAAGGCATGTTTTTCCAGGCAGATGACCATCAAGACAAGGTCAGCTTGgataaaaaatgagagaaaccTAATCATGGCATGGAGCCTTTTGACTCAGGAATGCtgaggagaaacagaaatagaaaccCCCTGAGAAGCCGGAGCGGAGCAGCTGGGGATGCTCCACGGGGACGCTGAGGGACGGCAAACCGCAGCGCTGGCTCTCGTGCCGGCTGCTGCCTCGCCCAGCTGACTCTGTTCAGTGTTGGGGGGGAATGGTGTTGTTAATTAATGGAATTGTAACGGAGCAACAGCAAGAGGCTTGTTATAGATGTTTCCTTAACAGGCAGGGGGAAGAGACCCGCACTCAGCTTTGCAGCTTTGTGTGTGCAGTGTGGAGCAGGGAGAAGTTAGTCTCGTCCTACCAAAGCTGTTCGGGCCAAGAGTTACGGCTGTTGCGGTGCAGAGATCGTGCGGGGGCTGAGCTGAAGGGTGGGATGGAGAGaagccgggggggggggacagacCCCAGCCCTCTGCCATGGTCCTTGCCCAGCGGCTCCGGCTCTGCGCGGTGGGTCGAGCACCTGGGAACTCCCTCCCTCGAGGGCGGCAGGACCATGTCACCCTTGGGACCACCCTTGGGGACACAGCGCCGGGTCCTTCCCCGCCCCGCAGGACCCCGTGCCCCGTCCGAGCTGCCCCTTCCCAGCGCATCCCCTGCTCCCCTGGCCCAGGAGCTCCCGACACGGCTCTGGAGGGAACGGCGCTGCACTTACCCAGAGAGAAAGATCCGGATCACCGTGTAAAACACTGCCGGATCCACGTAGTCTAGGAGGAAATCAGACCATGGACGTTGCTGCGGGCAATTATTCCCCTGCCCTCCCGCCGCAGGCTGCGGTTACCGTGCATCCGCCTCAAAGCCTTGCCCATGGCCCCGATGGCCTCCGCCAGCTCCTGCAGGGCTCCGTGCAGGGTCTCCTCGTCGAGCTGCAGGATGGCACGAAGGGCCTGAACGACGGCCTgcgagaggagaggagggagagcacTGAGTGATGTGGGGGCCGGGGTGTCTGCGTCCAGCAGCCCTGGATACCTGCTGCCACCCACGCCAGCTccgtgccccccccagcccgggggcAAGCGTGCAGGGGCCGGGCACACCTCGTGGGTGCTCAGGGCGAGCAAAGAGCTACGGGGCACAGCGGCTCCCTACCTTAATCCCAGGCACAGCCGCCTTCTCTACCAGGAGGGTGACGAGGACGAAGCCTCGCAGGCTCTCCCCGCCGGGCAGCGAGACGATGGTGTCCAGGT carries:
- the LOC137675279 gene encoding indoleamine 2,3-dioxygenase 2-like; amino-acid sequence: MTPYQQPLAVFAQTLQPLGGRAWPPRTRYALVAVARGAGSARTGSGAAGTSPPSQSTARPRGQRPVMEPGDGTEETPQPLALARFQLSEEFGFLLPDPLAELPAPYGPWMEVAHDLPQLIASHRLRSRVLQMPQLSARHLYGHEELRLAHLVLGFITMGYVWQEGEEGAVKVLPRNLAVPFWEVSQALGLPPILTHADFVLANWRRKDPNGPLEIENLDTIVSLPGGESLRGFVLVTLLVEKAAVPGIKAVVQALRAILQLDEETLHGALQELAEAIGAMGKALRRMHDYVDPAVFYTVIRIFLSGWKDNPAMPEGLVYEGVSEEPATYSGGSAAQSTVLHAFDELLGIRHGEESSAFLHRMRDYMPPPHRAFVEEIRRAPSLRQHVLSSTDTRLRAAFNRCVSALADFRSCHIAVVTRYIAVAAAKAKAERAEPGNGAGPSAGKPPSALEAKGTGGSHIFSFLKSVRDSTRAGGIRA